Proteins from a genomic interval of Phaeobacter gallaeciensis DSM 26640:
- a CDS encoding Lrp/AsnC family transcriptional regulator, with protein sequence MGERLDKADVTLLTLLQRNTRLGLEAMAAQAGLSAASVQRRLKSLRQRRVITDEIALVDPAKVGMPMTFVVMVELERERLDQIDAFTRRAGSEPMVQQCYYLTGEADFCLICTASDMEAFEELTKRLFFEDSNVRRFRTSVVMGRKKVSLEIPVSAG encoded by the coding sequence GTGGGCGAAAGACTCGATAAGGCGGATGTGACGCTTCTGACCCTCCTGCAACGCAACACGCGGCTTGGGCTTGAGGCGATGGCGGCTCAGGCAGGGCTGTCTGCGGCCTCCGTCCAGCGGCGCCTGAAATCGCTGCGCCAGCGCAGGGTGATCACGGATGAAATAGCATTGGTCGACCCGGCCAAGGTGGGTATGCCAATGACATTTGTGGTAATGGTGGAACTGGAACGGGAGCGGTTGGACCAGATTGACGCCTTCACTCGCCGCGCAGGATCCGAACCGATGGTCCAGCAGTGTTACTATCTGACGGGCGAGGCGGATTTCTGTCTTATCTGCACCGCATCGGACATGGAGGCCTTTGAAGAGTTGACCAAGCGGTTGTTTTTCGAGGACTCAAACGTGCGACGTTTCCGAACTTCCGTGGTGATGGGGCGCAAGAAAGTCAGCCTTGAAATTCCGGTCTCCGCCGGATGA
- a CDS encoding lytic murein transglycosylase gives MLFRLLSLLLILSALPYGPARAVDRAQVERQFQQWLAQDIWPEARAAGVQRLTFDAAFSRVSLNWDLPDLVPPGSKVTSPRRQRQAEFGAPGRYFNRGSVDGATSMGRRMAKRHATALQQTERRTGVPGRIILAIWGRESGYGQAKIPHNVFEVLGTKGFMSRRADYFRQELIAALQIAQAGHAPEQAMRSSWAGALGQPQFMPSSFLKFAEDGDGDGRADIWRSEADTIASIGGYLARHGWDKTRDWGFEVSVPASVSCSLEGPDQGQSIRVWEKLGIRRASGRPFPVHERDGVAYLMMPAGRNGPAFLVTPNFYVLKEYNKSDLYALFVGHVGDRIQFGVQDFRGAWGRVDSMLRSDVATMQRGLERRGHDVGGADGLAGFKTRRSIGRWQEATGRRATCFPSAALQADLSR, from the coding sequence ATGTTGTTTCGTTTGCTATCGCTGCTGCTGATCCTATCTGCGTTGCCATATGGTCCTGCGCGGGCGGTGGATCGTGCACAGGTTGAGAGGCAGTTTCAGCAGTGGTTGGCACAGGATATTTGGCCCGAGGCGCGGGCGGCCGGGGTCCAGCGCCTGACATTTGATGCGGCCTTTTCCAGAGTGAGTTTGAACTGGGATTTGCCGGACCTGGTGCCGCCCGGCAGCAAAGTGACTTCGCCCCGCCGCCAACGCCAGGCGGAATTTGGCGCTCCAGGACGATATTTCAACCGCGGTTCTGTTGATGGCGCAACCTCCATGGGGCGCCGAATGGCGAAGCGGCACGCGACCGCCCTGCAGCAAACCGAACGCAGGACTGGCGTGCCGGGGCGGATCATTCTGGCGATCTGGGGCCGCGAAAGCGGCTATGGTCAGGCAAAGATCCCCCACAATGTCTTTGAAGTTTTGGGCACTAAGGGGTTTATGAGCCGCCGCGCAGACTATTTTCGCCAGGAATTGATTGCCGCATTGCAGATCGCTCAGGCCGGACATGCACCTGAACAGGCAATGCGGAGCAGTTGGGCGGGCGCGCTTGGGCAGCCACAGTTCATGCCGTCCAGTTTCCTCAAGTTTGCCGAAGATGGCGATGGCGATGGGCGCGCCGATATTTGGCGCTCAGAAGCGGATACAATCGCCTCAATCGGGGGGTATTTGGCGCGTCACGGCTGGGACAAGACTCGCGACTGGGGGTTTGAGGTTTCTGTGCCCGCGTCGGTATCCTGTTCTCTGGAAGGCCCTGATCAAGGACAGAGTATTCGCGTGTGGGAGAAGCTAGGCATTCGCCGCGCTTCAGGCCGACCCTTTCCCGTGCATGAACGCGATGGGGTGGCCTATCTGATGATGCCTGCGGGTCGCAACGGGCCGGCATTTCTTGTGACACCGAATTTCTATGTGCTGAAAGAGTACAACAAGAGCGATCTTTATGCGTTGTTTGTCGGGCATGTTGGGGATCGCATCCAGTTTGGCGTGCAGGATTTCCGGGGTGCCTGGGGTCGGGTGGACAGCATGCTGCGGTCTGATGTGGCGACCATGCAGCGCGGTCTGGAACGGCGCGGCCACGATGTTGGCGGCGCAGATGGGCTCGCGGGGTTCAAAACGCGGCGTTCGATCGGCCGCTGGCAGGAGGCAACCGGACGGCGGGCGACCTGCTTCCCAAGTGCTGCACTGCAGGCTGACCTGTCCAGATAA
- a CDS encoding NAD-dependent epimerase/dehydratase family protein has product MTDAISAQNLGQTVLGGTEHMARQICVAGVSGLAGAHIARAALALGWHVTGTLRDATDSAKTLPLMALPGARDRLRLVSADTAQPESFTDALTDSDALVIACLPSIRSGPDGTPANDLDPCAGMAHCVTPAKTACRNLITAADRNEVRDIVLLSSTASADPNPPPAIKDELQHHSDLEHQIEHGKFIAAQKTAMEIAATRLAQDRDLRLVILLSGMILGPGLLPCHDQGHVLDHLRDMAVKGRPWHRNMPNGSMSLIHPADLAKLCLAALQKPEAEGRYFAVAKSWQWSDIYNELSKFTPKGALPTAVPEGTIPAAATAFDFTRRDSLAPPRNGLPEMVADFYQWLDDRAEPKLDRLQISAEPVGAVVK; this is encoded by the coding sequence ATGACCGATGCTATCTCGGCGCAAAACCTGGGACAGACGGTTCTAGGCGGTACTGAACACATGGCTCGGCAGATCTGCGTGGCGGGTGTGTCAGGGCTTGCAGGCGCCCATATTGCGCGCGCTGCCCTTGCGTTGGGATGGCATGTCACCGGCACATTGCGAGACGCGACAGACAGTGCAAAGACTCTTCCTCTCATGGCCTTGCCCGGCGCCCGCGACAGGCTCCGCCTGGTATCCGCAGACACCGCCCAGCCCGAGAGCTTCACCGACGCGTTGACGGATAGCGATGCCTTGGTCATTGCCTGCCTGCCATCCATTCGGAGCGGCCCGGACGGGACCCCTGCAAACGATCTGGATCCGTGTGCCGGGATGGCGCATTGCGTAACCCCTGCAAAAACAGCCTGCCGAAACCTAATCACAGCGGCGGATCGCAACGAAGTTCGCGATATCGTGCTCCTGTCGAGCACCGCCTCAGCAGACCCAAACCCGCCCCCTGCGATCAAGGACGAACTACAGCACCATTCTGACCTTGAGCACCAGATTGAACATGGGAAATTCATCGCGGCTCAGAAAACCGCAATGGAGATTGCCGCGACACGTCTGGCACAGGACCGTGACTTGCGTCTGGTTATTTTGCTCTCGGGTATGATCCTTGGCCCCGGGCTACTGCCTTGCCATGATCAGGGTCATGTGTTGGACCATCTTCGTGACATGGCAGTCAAGGGGCGTCCCTGGCATCGCAATATGCCCAATGGGTCAATGTCACTGATCCATCCGGCGGATCTAGCCAAGCTATGTCTGGCGGCTCTGCAAAAACCTGAAGCGGAAGGTCGCTACTTTGCCGTCGCAAAAAGCTGGCAGTGGTCTGATATTTATAATGAATTATCCAAATTCACACCCAAAGGCGCCTTGCCCACCGCTGTCCCCGAGGGGACAATCCCCGCAGCGGCCACAGCGTTTGATTTCACCAGACGGGACAGCCTTGCACCGCCCCGCAACGGGTTACCGGAGATGGTTGCCGACTTTTATCAGTGGCTGGATGATCGCGCCGAACCAAAGCTGGACCGTCTGCAAATCAGCGCTGAACCGGTAGGCGCAGTGGTCAAGTAA
- the paaZ gene encoding phenylacetic acid degradation bifunctional protein PaaZ, protein MTDHVKRPRFLQSLIAERWDHCGAQTQNFADAATDQPNAVLAYDCDDGTQAVDFARAVGGPALRALGFQDRAQQLRAVARVLKDNRSALYRESLTIGATRHDCALDVDGGIARLSALAGQALKSLPNAPVLHLGDGIGPGSTTGRQQILAPLSGVALHMTALDNPVSGLLEQIVPALIAGVPCIVCPDPVTACVSERLVKLIHDSQILPTGALQLVYSPPLEILDSLSAGDAISFAGSRSTAQKLRQHPAVAAGLVRLQSCETGLSAAILGSDVAPGSQEYRFFLQEIRSELILRAGQRRHAVRRILLPRHREAEVLRDLAATLADTIVGLPDDAATQMGALVSRGHLETVQKALDELRHGAEFVSEPITTPVETGGAFLSPVLLHCAQPANTPDVHHTFVQGPVATAMAYDSLCDAIALANLAPCSRYSNVFTNDSPLAQEAAACLTSAEGQIRICGSDMARQALEMSPDPSVPRLFAATHHAQVCGAEDIRHAVAAYMMRTEIHASPQLLTALTGRWVEGAQTRHNGHPFRKSLETLRIGDQLITETRQITEQDVEQFAHFTGDVFYAHMDREAARTHPFFDDRVAHGQLVVSFANGLLVDPAPGPVLANIGSDNLRFHAPVYFGDCLHVRVTCKEITPRASAPFGDVRWDCCVLNACGAVVARFDLLTLVMKSWPPVSQDNVSDHKVAQRTGAAPHRAQDPLQQPAE, encoded by the coding sequence GTGACTGATCATGTAAAACGACCCCGTTTCCTTCAAAGCCTGATTGCAGAGCGATGGGATCACTGTGGCGCGCAGACGCAGAATTTTGCTGATGCGGCAACCGATCAACCGAATGCTGTGCTTGCCTATGACTGCGATGACGGGACTCAGGCCGTTGATTTCGCTCGAGCGGTTGGAGGGCCTGCATTGCGGGCATTGGGATTTCAGGATCGCGCGCAGCAACTGCGGGCTGTTGCACGTGTTCTGAAGGACAACCGCTCTGCACTCTATCGCGAAAGCCTGACCATCGGTGCGACACGGCACGACTGTGCGCTGGATGTTGATGGCGGTATTGCGCGCCTATCGGCCTTGGCCGGGCAGGCATTGAAGTCACTGCCCAATGCGCCGGTCCTGCACCTTGGGGATGGTATCGGACCGGGCAGCACCACCGGCCGCCAGCAAATCCTCGCCCCGCTGTCTGGTGTTGCGCTACATATGACAGCGCTGGATAATCCGGTTTCGGGGCTTCTGGAGCAAATCGTGCCGGCACTCATCGCTGGTGTACCGTGTATTGTGTGTCCCGACCCGGTCACTGCCTGTGTGAGCGAGCGCCTGGTGAAGCTGATCCACGACAGCCAGATCCTGCCCACCGGGGCCTTGCAATTGGTATACAGCCCGCCGCTGGAGATTCTGGACAGCCTGTCCGCAGGAGACGCAATCAGCTTTGCGGGATCCCGCAGTACGGCCCAAAAACTACGGCAGCACCCCGCGGTGGCTGCTGGTCTGGTGCGGTTGCAATCCTGTGAAACAGGTCTGTCTGCAGCCATCCTCGGCAGCGATGTGGCCCCCGGCAGTCAAGAATATCGGTTTTTCCTGCAGGAAATCCGCAGTGAATTGATCTTGCGGGCCGGTCAGCGGCGTCACGCAGTGCGCCGTATTCTTCTGCCGCGCCACCGTGAGGCCGAGGTCCTCAGGGATCTGGCGGCAACCCTGGCGGATACTATCGTCGGATTGCCGGATGATGCGGCCACCCAGATGGGGGCGTTGGTCTCACGCGGGCATCTTGAGACGGTGCAGAAGGCACTGGATGAATTGCGTCATGGGGCAGAATTCGTATCCGAACCGATTACAACACCGGTTGAGACAGGCGGGGCTTTTCTGTCGCCGGTGCTGTTGCACTGCGCCCAGCCTGCGAACACGCCTGATGTTCACCATACCTTTGTTCAGGGACCCGTCGCGACGGCTATGGCCTACGACAGCCTATGTGACGCCATCGCGCTTGCCAATCTGGCGCCCTGCTCGCGCTACTCAAACGTCTTCACCAACGATAGTCCGCTGGCACAGGAGGCTGCGGCCTGCCTGACATCGGCGGAAGGTCAGATCCGAATTTGCGGAAGTGATATGGCGCGTCAGGCCTTGGAGATGTCACCGGATCCATCAGTGCCGCGGCTGTTCGCAGCGACGCATCACGCACAGGTCTGCGGTGCAGAGGATATTCGCCACGCTGTCGCCGCCTATATGATGCGGACTGAGATACACGCGTCACCACAGCTGCTGACCGCGCTCACAGGCCGATGGGTCGAGGGAGCACAGACCAGGCATAACGGACACCCGTTCCGTAAATCTCTGGAAACATTGCGTATCGGAGATCAGCTCATCACTGAAACGCGACAGATTACCGAACAGGATGTCGAGCAATTTGCCCATTTTACGGGGGATGTTTTCTATGCCCATATGGACCGGGAAGCCGCGCGCACGCACCCGTTTTTTGACGACCGTGTCGCGCATGGGCAATTGGTGGTTTCTTTTGCGAACGGGCTGCTGGTTGACCCTGCGCCAGGTCCGGTTCTGGCCAATATAGGCTCGGACAATCTGCGGTTTCACGCGCCGGTGTATTTCGGCGATTGCCTGCATGTGCGTGTGACCTGCAAGGAAATCACACCGCGCGCCTCTGCCCCCTTTGGGGATGTGCGTTGGGACTGTTGCGTTCTGAATGCCTGCGGTGCGGTGGTCGCGCGGTTCGATCTGCTGACACTGGTGATGAAGAGTTGGCCGCCGGTTTCGCAGGACAACGTGAGTGACCATAAAGTCGCTCAGCGTACGGGAGCCGCACCTCACAGGGCACAGGACCCGCTTCAGCAACCGGCTGAATAA
- a CDS encoding flavoprotein: MTDTATGPAARPRILIGVTGSLDATMLPLYLREIKNEIDCELTALFTPTATKFVNMDAVALFLDRVISGDNPKDWPTDKPGRIVADHDILAILPTTANTLSAIAHGSSQNRLTTVILAATFPVLLFPVMGGPMWEKPAVRRNVSQLREDGYEVFEPVWRENYDPLLKIQHGHHSLPDPEQVVQILQNRLPTAR, encoded by the coding sequence ATGACTGACACTGCGACTGGCCCTGCTGCGCGCCCGCGTATCCTGATTGGCGTTACGGGTTCCCTGGATGCCACCATGCTGCCGCTATACCTGCGGGAGATCAAGAACGAGATCGACTGTGAACTCACCGCGCTGTTTACGCCTACTGCGACGAAATTCGTGAATATGGACGCGGTTGCGTTGTTTCTGGATCGGGTGATCAGCGGTGATAATCCCAAGGATTGGCCCACCGATAAACCGGGTCGCATTGTTGCGGATCACGATATCCTTGCCATCCTGCCTACCACCGCGAACACGCTGTCTGCGATAGCACATGGATCCTCGCAAAACCGCCTGACCACAGTAATTCTGGCGGCGACCTTCCCAGTGTTGCTGTTCCCTGTCATGGGCGGCCCGATGTGGGAAAAGCCGGCGGTGCGTCGCAACGTCTCCCAGCTGCGCGAAGACGGCTATGAGGTGTTTGAACCGGTTTGGCGGGAGAACTATGATCCGCTGCTGAAGATTCAGCACGGACATCACTCGCTGCCCGATCCGGAGCAGGTTGTGCAGATCCTGCAAAATCGGCTGCCCACAGCCCGCTGA
- a CDS encoding vanadium-dependent haloperoxidase, with amino-acid sequence MLTLTPWRRQLLSHTCLTGLATALFFTASGSAQAELAADWQETAMRFVVEEKWPGAQRQRTLALLHAAMFDAANAVEGNYHAYAYDGPQQPDADRRAAVTQAAVVVMQALMPEREAELTTAAEAILSEITDDEAREAGVQLGALAAEAVLEKRAADGADFASDFTPGQAENGVYQPTSERPMVAPKIRNMQPFALTSAKQFDVPPPPQLDSFQFQRDLAEVANLGGAVSQSNPELIAIAKLHAGSGSGAWNQIARDSSRACALPLVEEARTLALLNIALTDALVAGFNAKYTYQFWRPETAIAALGNGYDHPTLDAMDGWTPLVAAPMHPEYPCQHCTSGSAAQQVMETVFGADEFTFSFEGKGGYSRSYQTFAQFAEEEAESRVIGGVHYRRSNTVGDMLGYQIGSHISAEFLTPTNAGPGKDSAAATECAGVLTSKLSQ; translated from the coding sequence ATGTTAACCCTGACCCCATGGCGCCGCCAGCTGCTCTCGCACACCTGTCTCACCGGGCTGGCCACCGCGCTCTTTTTCACCGCCAGCGGATCAGCTCAGGCCGAATTAGCAGCTGATTGGCAGGAAACCGCAATGCGATTTGTTGTTGAGGAAAAATGGCCCGGCGCGCAACGCCAGCGCACGCTAGCATTGCTGCATGCCGCGATGTTTGACGCAGCAAATGCCGTTGAGGGCAACTATCATGCCTATGCATACGATGGTCCCCAGCAACCAGATGCCGATCGGCGTGCTGCGGTAACGCAGGCGGCCGTGGTTGTCATGCAGGCCCTTATGCCTGAGCGGGAGGCGGAGCTGACTACAGCTGCCGAGGCAATCCTAAGCGAAATCACAGATGATGAGGCCCGGGAGGCAGGTGTCCAGCTCGGCGCCCTTGCCGCAGAGGCGGTGCTCGAAAAGCGGGCGGCGGATGGCGCTGATTTTGCAAGCGATTTCACCCCTGGTCAGGCAGAAAACGGCGTCTACCAGCCCACCTCTGAGCGGCCGATGGTTGCCCCTAAAATCCGCAACATGCAACCTTTTGCTCTGACCTCGGCCAAGCAGTTCGACGTTCCACCGCCACCACAGCTCGACAGTTTTCAGTTTCAGCGTGATCTGGCGGAGGTCGCCAATCTCGGCGGCGCTGTATCGCAGAGCAATCCTGAACTGATCGCCATCGCAAAACTTCATGCCGGGTCCGGGTCCGGAGCGTGGAACCAGATCGCACGCGACAGCAGCCGGGCCTGTGCACTTCCACTGGTTGAAGAAGCCAGGACACTCGCACTGTTGAATATCGCTCTGACCGACGCACTGGTCGCCGGGTTCAACGCCAAATACACCTACCAGTTCTGGCGGCCAGAAACTGCGATTGCCGCTCTGGGCAACGGGTATGACCACCCGACACTGGACGCAATGGACGGCTGGACCCCCTTGGTGGCTGCCCCCATGCATCCGGAATACCCCTGCCAGCACTGCACCAGTGGCAGCGCCGCTCAGCAGGTCATGGAAACTGTCTTTGGTGCAGATGAGTTCACCTTCAGCTTTGAGGGAAAAGGCGGCTATAGCCGCAGCTATCAGACCTTCGCGCAATTCGCTGAAGAGGAGGCGGAATCGCGTGTGATCGGCGGCGTCCACTACCGCCGGTCAAACACGGTCGGCGACATGCTCGGCTATCAGATCGGCAGCCACATCAGCGCTGAATTTCTGACCCCGACAAACGCCGGTCCGGGCAAAGACAGTGCGGCAGCAACCGAGTGCGCGGGTGTTCTGACTTCCAAACTTTCGCAATAA
- a CDS encoding SLC13 family permease, with protein MTDQSNSAPPPPSHQLTGAGRPLSQLLRNGRPLWTVVLILICAGLSALATSMYLSPDLVIVAALSIGAIGLWATGLVPEYWTALAFFLVAVIFGVAAPETIFSGFHSSTFWLLFSGLVLGAAIKHTTLDKRAAGILALLPLRSYGGLLTGIVVFSVALAFVMPSSIGRIMILLPVISALAERVGFGATSNGRTGMLAVATFGTFAPAFTILPANAPNMILVGMSETIYGINISYFDYLLLHFPVLGVVKSAVLVGLAMVMFPDRIPPHSVKVAPAAPPFSRQEWVLSIVLALCLVLWLTDQIHMVSPAWVGMAAALICLLPGADLTRKGCINTDLSYGALLFVAGIMGLGAVISSAGLGEAVVGAITGTVAFARDWPVWNTSILIGLSTLVAMITNLPGVPAVMTPLAGELSDATGLPLETVLMTQVVAFSNVFLPFQAPPLIAAIQAGNLPAGAVIRLCLSLFLISLLLLAPLDLLWWHILGML; from the coding sequence ATGACCGATCAAAGTAACTCAGCCCCGCCACCCCCTTCACACCAATTGACCGGCGCTGGTCGACCCCTGTCACAACTGCTTCGAAACGGTCGCCCCCTTTGGACAGTGGTTCTGATCCTAATCTGCGCCGGACTGTCGGCTCTCGCGACCTCAATGTACCTGTCCCCTGATCTGGTGATTGTTGCCGCGCTTTCGATTGGTGCGATTGGTCTTTGGGCTACCGGTCTTGTGCCCGAGTATTGGACTGCTTTGGCCTTTTTTCTGGTCGCCGTGATATTCGGCGTCGCAGCGCCTGAAACCATCTTCTCTGGGTTTCACTCATCGACGTTTTGGCTTTTGTTCAGTGGCTTGGTCCTCGGGGCCGCAATCAAGCACACCACTCTCGACAAACGGGCTGCCGGTATTCTCGCGTTGCTGCCGCTACGCAGCTACGGTGGCCTGCTGACCGGCATCGTCGTCTTTTCGGTGGCTTTGGCCTTTGTGATGCCATCGTCCATCGGGCGGATCATGATCCTGCTTCCGGTGATCTCTGCACTGGCGGAGCGTGTCGGTTTCGGCGCTACCTCAAACGGTCGGACAGGGATGCTGGCAGTTGCCACCTTTGGCACCTTTGCCCCGGCCTTCACCATTCTGCCGGCGAATGCCCCGAATATGATCCTCGTTGGGATGTCGGAAACCATCTACGGGATCAATATCTCCTACTTTGACTATCTTCTGCTGCATTTTCCAGTGCTTGGCGTTGTGAAATCCGCAGTCCTAGTCGGGTTGGCCATGGTGATGTTTCCAGACCGCATCCCACCGCATAGTGTCAAGGTCGCCCCCGCTGCCCCGCCGTTTAGCCGTCAGGAATGGGTGTTGAGCATCGTGTTGGCGTTGTGCCTGGTGCTGTGGCTAACCGACCAGATCCATATGGTGTCCCCCGCATGGGTGGGTATGGCAGCTGCATTAATCTGCTTGCTGCCAGGAGCAGATCTCACGCGCAAAGGCTGCATCAACACTGATCTCAGCTACGGAGCCTTGTTGTTTGTCGCAGGCATCATGGGCCTCGGCGCCGTCATATCCTCCGCAGGACTTGGCGAAGCTGTAGTCGGGGCCATTACCGGAACCGTCGCCTTCGCTAGGGATTGGCCGGTGTGGAACACATCAATCCTGATTGGCCTGTCAACGCTGGTGGCGATGATAACAAACCTACCCGGTGTACCCGCTGTGATGACCCCACTTGCGGGCGAATTATCCGACGCTACTGGTCTGCCGCTCGAAACAGTCCTGATGACGCAGGTTGTAGCCTTTTCCAATGTCTTCCTTCCGTTCCAGGCGCCTCCACTGATCGCAGCCATTCAGGCCGGAAACCTGCCGGCGGGGGCGGTAATCCGGCTATGTCTCAGCCTCTTCCTCATCAGCCTTCTGCTGTTGGCGCCGCTGGATCTGCTGTGGTGGCATATCCTTGGAATGCTCTAA
- the tsaA gene encoding tRNA (N6-threonylcarbamoyladenosine(37)-N6)-methyltransferase TrmO, with translation MQLLTVPSEAFEIRPIGVIRTGFEEVRDCPMSGRRNPTTSRIELGPEYHDALQNIELASHLWVLYWLHKSDRTARVRQAREGQIARGVFASRAPNRPNPIGLSAVQLLDHSDGVLTISGLDCIDGTPVVDLKPVVPQEDARLDATIGW, from the coding sequence ATGCAACTTCTGACAGTGCCCTCCGAGGCGTTTGAGATCAGGCCAATTGGTGTAATCCGCACCGGGTTTGAAGAGGTCAGAGATTGCCCGATGTCTGGACGTCGCAATCCAACCACCAGCCGGATTGAGTTGGGCCCTGAATACCACGATGCGCTACAGAATATCGAATTGGCCTCCCATCTTTGGGTGCTCTATTGGCTGCATAAATCCGACCGCACTGCGCGAGTACGGCAGGCGCGGGAAGGTCAGATTGCACGCGGGGTTTTCGCCAGCCGGGCGCCAAACCGTCCCAACCCCATTGGTCTGAGTGCGGTTCAGTTGCTGGACCACTCCGATGGGGTCCTGACGATCAGCGGGCTGGATTGCATTGACGGCACCCCGGTTGTGGACCTGAAACCCGTCGTCCCACAGGAAGATGCCCGCCTGGATGCCACCATCGGTTGGTAG
- a CDS encoding ABC transporter substrate-binding protein encodes MSFVYRFIQPRFLAHAAAVGLALGAAQYSGLGADTLMAAEPDRQRQLVITDSKGDRGMLAPYVHRKNGIAYLYTSYIFDTLVSQDADGNPAPGLARTWTRSQDGLSYDLELQPDAKWHDGTPVTADDVAFTLGYMAEHPYVFGSVKSLAGVEVEGAHDLRIHTKRAEYGLVEGLFSAIPILPRHIYEGVEDPFRFATPDAAIGSGPYRLAAYDKAQGRYRLEATEDHPLGQPRFAQIWIVKMGPDAALQAMSAGEVDVISYLPPDRLPEALSAGFAVETSPSDHVLRLGFNHRGQFQTKELRQAIAYAVDRSALLAIAFPGVAELAETGYFQPGSKWQSEDVTEGYAYDPARARDLLLAAGWTQSSAGRWQTQDGEIRLRLLTDGREVKPARVIAEQLEAFGFAVDLRVMEVASLRSMVADGDYDLTLYSSSTLGDPGNIRRRVFGRGWNSDRFPADPKMAGLIKAQAVAQSQDERQEILAKFQQLYAENLPSYMLVNPLMATVFNDKLSAPFMPGGVAIGIPSALHKSIFLE; translated from the coding sequence ATGTCGTTCGTTTACCGGTTTATTCAACCTCGTTTCCTTGCCCATGCTGCGGCTGTCGGACTGGCGCTTGGCGCTGCGCAGTATTCGGGTTTGGGCGCTGATACGCTTATGGCGGCAGAACCGGATCGTCAGAGGCAGTTGGTGATCACTGACAGCAAGGGCGACCGTGGCATGCTCGCGCCTTATGTCCATCGCAAAAACGGGATCGCCTATCTTTATACCAGTTACATCTTTGATACGCTTGTCAGCCAGGACGCCGATGGCAATCCGGCACCGGGACTGGCTCGGACTTGGACGCGGTCTCAGGATGGCTTGAGTTACGATTTGGAACTGCAACCGGATGCGAAATGGCATGACGGAACGCCAGTCACCGCAGATGATGTCGCCTTTACTCTGGGCTATATGGCTGAGCATCCTTATGTTTTCGGGTCCGTCAAATCGCTCGCCGGGGTTGAGGTCGAGGGCGCCCATGATTTGCGCATCCATACCAAACGCGCAGAATATGGCTTGGTCGAGGGTTTGTTTTCCGCAATTCCTATCCTGCCCCGGCATATCTACGAGGGTGTGGAAGATCCTTTTCGATTTGCCACGCCTGACGCCGCAATTGGCAGCGGTCCCTATCGATTGGCCGCCTACGACAAGGCGCAGGGACGCTATCGGTTGGAGGCAACCGAAGATCACCCTCTTGGGCAGCCACGGTTCGCGCAGATCTGGATTGTTAAGATGGGGCCCGATGCCGCCCTTCAGGCGATGAGCGCAGGTGAGGTGGATGTGATTTCATACCTGCCCCCGGATCGCCTTCCTGAGGCTTTGAGCGCTGGCTTTGCTGTTGAAACCTCGCCAAGCGACCATGTATTGCGGCTGGGGTTCAATCATCGTGGGCAGTTTCAGACGAAGGAATTGCGCCAAGCCATTGCCTATGCCGTTGATCGTTCTGCGCTCTTGGCGATTGCATTTCCCGGGGTCGCTGAGCTTGCTGAGACCGGTTATTTTCAGCCTGGGTCCAAATGGCAAAGTGAGGACGTAACAGAGGGTTATGCCTATGATCCTGCTCGGGCGCGCGACCTGCTCTTGGCTGCAGGGTGGACGCAGAGCAGCGCCGGCCGTTGGCAAACGCAGGACGGGGAGATCCGCCTGCGGCTCCTTACGGATGGCCGTGAGGTGAAGCCCGCCAGAGTGATCGCTGAACAGTTGGAAGCGTTCGGATTCGCGGTTGATCTTCGGGTCATGGAGGTCGCCTCTCTGCGCAGTATGGTGGCTGACGGAGACTATGATCTGACGTTGTACTCTTCCAGCACGTTGGGCGATCCGGGCAATATCCGCCGCCGAGTCTTCGGACGCGGCTGGAACAGCGACCGTTTCCCTGCGGACCCTAAGATGGCGGGCCTGATCAAGGCGCAGGCTGTTGCTCAGAGCCAGGACGAACGCCAAGAGATCCTGGCCAAATTTCAGCAGCTTTATGCAGAGAACCTTCCGTCTTACATGTTGGTCAACCCGCTGATGGCAACTGTATTTAATGACAAACTGTCAGCCCCATTTATGCCGGGCGGCGTGGCCATTGGCATTCCGTCAGCGCTTCACAAATCCATATTCCTGGAGTGA